A single window of Jiangella alkaliphila DNA harbors:
- a CDS encoding DUF58 domain-containing protein, with product MTRDYVWRASPALARSLLLPAVLAAAGLALGRADLVLFGVPLVVGTALALGTAAERRARRPPPEVRAVGPRILDAGHPAPVAVRIGPSDAQLVTAVLPLAEPDREPDVVAVAAPAAEPRQLVVEVTAPRWGAQELARPDHLAAAADGLLVAGPVPGRPYTAQVLPRIAAALPPGALPPRPAGMVGAHRTRRPGDGTELHDVSPFLPGDRLRRIDWRVTARQAGPRETLYTRHTLVDADADVVCCLDNRYDLPADVAAWLELGEHTARTGRTSIDVAVDTVASVAAAYIDHGDRVGVLDLARPLDPVHLGSGRHHLLRLRTHLARHTHRPGSGDALPAPRHAPRLPPGAIIVVTSVFLDDAPGTLAVTWRRRGHPVLAVDVLPAPLVLDAADAATTVAARLVLAERQERIRALEAGGVPVGMADPAALALSLARLRLIARGVRR from the coding sequence ATGACCCGCGACTACGTCTGGCGGGCCAGCCCGGCGCTGGCCCGCTCGCTGCTGCTGCCCGCGGTGCTGGCGGCGGCCGGCCTGGCGCTCGGCCGCGCCGACCTCGTCCTGTTCGGCGTCCCGCTGGTCGTGGGCACCGCGCTGGCCCTGGGGACGGCGGCGGAACGGCGGGCGCGGCGGCCACCGCCCGAGGTGCGCGCCGTCGGCCCGCGGATCCTCGACGCCGGCCACCCCGCCCCCGTCGCGGTCCGCATCGGGCCGTCCGACGCGCAGCTGGTCACGGCGGTGCTCCCGCTGGCCGAGCCGGACCGCGAACCGGACGTCGTCGCCGTCGCCGCGCCCGCCGCCGAGCCGCGCCAGCTGGTCGTCGAGGTGACGGCGCCGCGCTGGGGCGCGCAGGAGCTGGCCCGGCCGGACCACCTCGCGGCCGCCGCCGACGGGCTGCTGGTCGCCGGACCGGTCCCCGGGCGGCCGTACACCGCGCAGGTGCTCCCCCGCATCGCGGCCGCGCTGCCGCCCGGGGCACTGCCGCCGCGCCCGGCCGGCATGGTCGGCGCCCACCGCACCCGCCGGCCCGGCGACGGCACCGAGCTGCACGACGTGTCGCCGTTCCTGCCCGGCGACCGGCTGCGGCGCATCGACTGGCGGGTGACGGCGCGCCAGGCCGGCCCGCGCGAGACCCTCTACACCCGGCACACGCTGGTCGACGCCGACGCGGACGTCGTCTGCTGCCTGGACAACCGCTACGACCTGCCCGCCGACGTCGCCGCGTGGCTGGAGCTCGGCGAGCACACGGCGCGGACCGGCCGCACCAGCATCGACGTCGCCGTCGACACCGTCGCGTCGGTCGCGGCCGCCTACATCGACCACGGCGACCGCGTCGGCGTGCTCGACCTCGCCCGCCCGCTCGACCCGGTGCACCTGGGCAGCGGCCGCCACCACCTGCTGCGGCTGCGCACGCACCTCGCCCGGCACACCCACCGGCCCGGGTCCGGCGACGCGCTGCCGGCGCCGCGGCACGCCCCGCGGCTGCCGCCGGGCGCGATCATCGTCGTCACCTCGGTCTTCCTGGACGACGCGCCGGGCACGCTCGCCGTCACGTGGCGGCGGCGCGGGCACCCGGTGCTCGCGGTCGACGTGCTGCCGGCGCCGCTGGTCCTCGACGCGGCCGACGCCGCCACCACGGTGGCCGCCCGGCTGGTGCTGGCCGAACGGCAGGAGCGGATCCGCGCCCTCGAGGCGGGCGGGGTGCCGGTGGGCATGGCCGATCCGGCGGCGCTGGCGCTCAGCCTGGCCCGGCTGCGGCTGATCGCCCGCGGGGTGCGACGGTGA
- a CDS encoding PhoX family protein, translated as MPEPEGAERRRLLPLVGGVHGGRSAMTCKYRCADACFHPVPNESDNEYFGDMVNKAMSRRGLLRSGAVAALVVGSGVGSGALAAAAAPASASTTSSGPKPPSPHFPDLPERGHPVGFRSVGDNTLDTIVVPNGYDWSVTVAWGDPILPGAPEFDFDNQTEAAQLKQFGYNCDFVAILPLDRNFTKGLLWVNHEYTNEELMFRGWTGVAGVTVDQLKIVQAAHGGSVVELERVGETGEWLPVDGRRRYNRRIHTKTEFLVTGPAAGSDLLKTSADRTGKKVLGMLNNCAGGTTPWGTILSGEENFNQYFGASAAITDPTVAARNARYGLRTTAGTERAWEKTNKRFDLAQEPNEPNRFGWIVEIDPFDPDSTPRKHTALGRMKHEGATISLAEDGRAVAYMGDDERFDYVYKFISKNKYRSGSSKRDRDSNLRLLEEGDLYVAKFTGDSPAGEIDGSGRVPSDGAFDGTGQWIPLVVGGQSKVQGMSVQEVLTFTRLAGDRVGATKMDRPEDVERNPVTGTIVIALTNNTSRNATTGVDETNPRFANKWGHVVGIDETGNDAAALTFTWNVIMLAGDPNDPSTYYGGFDKTQVSHLSCPDNVAFDPAGRLWISTDGMPGASGIADGLFVVPVEGDDKGHVRRFASVPRNAEACGPFITPDGRTATIAVQHPGEGSGASPDNPISTFPYGDQPRPSVVTVWRKSPGNGPFIGD; from the coding sequence ATGCCCGAACCCGAAGGCGCCGAGCGCCGCCGCCTGTTGCCCCTGGTCGGCGGTGTTCACGGCGGCCGCAGCGCCATGACGTGCAAGTACCGCTGCGCCGACGCCTGCTTCCACCCGGTGCCGAACGAGAGCGACAACGAGTACTTCGGCGACATGGTGAACAAGGCGATGTCGCGACGCGGCCTGCTGCGCAGCGGCGCGGTCGCCGCGCTGGTCGTCGGGTCGGGTGTCGGGAGCGGTGCGCTGGCCGCGGCCGCCGCGCCGGCGAGCGCCAGCACCACGTCCTCGGGCCCGAAGCCGCCGAGCCCGCACTTCCCGGACCTGCCCGAGCGCGGCCACCCCGTCGGCTTCCGCTCCGTCGGCGACAACACCCTCGACACCATCGTGGTGCCCAACGGCTACGACTGGTCGGTGACGGTGGCCTGGGGCGACCCGATCCTGCCGGGCGCGCCGGAGTTCGACTTCGACAACCAGACCGAGGCCGCCCAGCTGAAGCAGTTCGGCTACAACTGCGACTTCGTGGCGATCCTGCCGCTGGACCGCAACTTCACCAAGGGCCTGCTCTGGGTGAACCACGAGTACACCAACGAGGAGCTCATGTTCCGCGGCTGGACCGGCGTCGCCGGCGTCACCGTGGACCAGCTGAAGATCGTCCAGGCCGCGCACGGCGGCTCGGTCGTCGAGCTCGAGCGGGTCGGCGAGACCGGCGAATGGCTGCCCGTCGACGGCCGCCGCCGCTACAACCGCCGCATCCACACCAAGACCGAGTTCCTGGTGACGGGCCCCGCGGCCGGCAGCGACCTGCTGAAGACCAGCGCCGACCGCACCGGCAAGAAGGTCCTCGGCATGCTGAACAACTGCGCCGGCGGCACCACCCCGTGGGGCACCATCCTCTCGGGCGAGGAGAACTTCAACCAGTACTTCGGCGCGTCGGCGGCCATCACCGACCCGACCGTCGCCGCCCGGAACGCCCGCTACGGCCTGCGCACCACCGCCGGCACCGAGCGCGCCTGGGAGAAGACGAACAAGCGCTTCGACCTCGCGCAGGAGCCGAACGAGCCCAACCGGTTCGGCTGGATCGTCGAGATCGACCCGTTCGACCCCGACTCGACTCCGCGCAAGCACACCGCGCTGGGCCGCATGAAGCACGAGGGCGCCACCATCTCGCTCGCCGAGGACGGCCGCGCCGTCGCCTACATGGGCGACGACGAGCGCTTCGACTACGTGTACAAGTTCATCTCGAAGAACAAGTACCGCTCGGGCAGCAGCAAGCGCGACCGCGACTCGAACCTGCGCCTGCTCGAGGAGGGCGACCTCTACGTCGCCAAGTTCACCGGCGACAGCCCGGCCGGCGAGATCGACGGCTCCGGCCGGGTCCCCTCGGACGGCGCCTTCGACGGCACCGGCCAGTGGATCCCGCTCGTGGTCGGCGGCCAGAGCAAGGTCCAGGGCATGTCGGTCCAGGAGGTCCTCACCTTCACGCGTCTCGCGGGCGACCGCGTCGGCGCCACGAAGATGGACCGCCCCGAGGACGTCGAGCGCAACCCCGTCACCGGCACCATCGTGATCGCGCTGACGAACAACACCTCGCGCAACGCCACCACCGGCGTCGACGAGACCAACCCGCGGTTCGCCAACAAGTGGGGCCACGTCGTCGGCATCGACGAGACCGGCAACGACGCGGCGGCGCTGACGTTCACCTGGAACGTCATCATGCTCGCGGGTGACCCCAACGACCCGTCGACCTACTACGGCGGCTTCGACAAGACGCAGGTCAGCCACCTGTCCTGCCCGGACAACGTGGCCTTCGACCCGGCCGGCAGGCTGTGGATCTCCACCGACGGCATGCCCGGCGCCAGCGGCATCGCCGACGGCCTGTTCGTCGTGCCGGTCGAGGGCGACGACAAGGGCCACGTCCGCCGGTTCGCCTCGGTGCCGCGCAACGCCGAGGCCTGCGGCCCGTTCATCACGCCCGACGGCCGCACCGCCACCATCGCGGTGCAGCACCCGGGTGAGGGCAGCGGCGCCTCGCCGGACAACCCGATCTCGACGTTCCCGTACGGCGACCAGCCGCGGCCGTCGGTCGTCACCGTCTGGCGCAAGAGCCCCGGCAACGGGCCGTTCATCGGCGACTGA
- a CDS encoding PhoX family protein, producing MPTRDDGPGRRPLLPLADANRGGRSAMTCRYRCADACAHEPPNTSDNAYFGDVVEQAVSRRGLLRGGAAAAAVVVGSGATGALSAVAADVATPPRPDHPHGPEYGRPVGFRPVGDNTVDAVVVPNGYDWSVTVAWGEPVLRGAPEFDFEAQTAAAQREQFGYNCDFVAVLPLDRRFERALLWVNHEYTNEELMFRGWTDAAGATEEQLRIAMAAHGGSIVEIERVGDTGEWRPAGGRRRHNRRIHAGTTFRATGPAAGSPLLRTGADPSGATVLGMLNNCAGGTTPWGTVLTGEENVNQYFGASAAVTDPTTAARYARYGIRTAAGTERAWERVEPRFDVAREPNEPNRFGWVCQIDPYDPRSTPQKLTALGRFKHEGATTALTADGRVAVYMGDDERFEYVYKFVSSGRFRDGGSSRDRRHNLTLLEDGDLYVARFTGDSPPAEIDGSGRLPSDGLFDGTGQWLPLVVGGASRVDGMSVEEVLVFTRLAADTAGATKMDRPEDVEPHPVTGTVFMALTNNDRRTPAQADEANPRATNRFGHVLALDEDGGDAAALTFTWSIVLVAGDPDDPSTYYAGFDKTQVSMISCPDNIAFDPSGRLWLATDGMPGSVGVNDGMYVMPLDGDDAGHLRRFASVPVGAECCGPCLTPDGRTALLAVQHPGEEDDASPEAPASTFPYGDQPRPSVVTVWRTSPTGGPFIGD from the coding sequence ATGCCCACTCGTGATGACGGCCCCGGCCGGCGGCCGCTGCTCCCGCTGGCCGACGCCAACCGCGGCGGCCGCAGCGCCATGACCTGCCGGTATCGCTGCGCCGACGCGTGCGCACACGAGCCGCCCAACACCAGCGACAACGCCTATTTCGGCGACGTCGTCGAGCAGGCGGTGAGCCGCCGGGGCCTGCTCCGGGGCGGTGCCGCGGCAGCCGCCGTCGTCGTGGGGTCCGGGGCTACCGGCGCGCTCAGCGCAGTCGCGGCGGACGTCGCCACCCCGCCCAGGCCGGACCACCCGCACGGCCCCGAGTACGGCCGTCCGGTCGGCTTCCGCCCCGTCGGCGACAACACCGTCGACGCCGTGGTCGTCCCCAACGGCTATGACTGGTCGGTCACCGTCGCGTGGGGCGAGCCGGTGCTGCGCGGCGCCCCGGAGTTCGACTTCGAGGCCCAGACCGCCGCCGCCCAGCGCGAGCAGTTCGGCTACAACTGCGACTTCGTGGCCGTCCTGCCGCTCGACCGCCGGTTCGAGCGTGCGCTGCTCTGGGTGAACCACGAGTACACGAACGAAGAGCTGATGTTCCGCGGCTGGACCGACGCGGCCGGCGCCACGGAGGAGCAACTGCGCATCGCGATGGCCGCACACGGCGGGTCGATCGTCGAGATCGAGCGGGTCGGCGACACCGGCGAGTGGCGGCCGGCCGGCGGCAGGCGGCGGCACAACCGGCGCATCCACGCGGGCACGACGTTCCGGGCCACCGGGCCGGCCGCGGGCAGTCCGCTGCTGCGCACCGGCGCCGACCCGTCCGGCGCGACGGTCCTCGGCATGCTCAACAACTGCGCCGGCGGCACCACGCCGTGGGGCACCGTCCTGACCGGCGAAGAGAACGTCAACCAGTACTTCGGCGCCTCCGCCGCCGTCACCGACCCCACCACGGCCGCGCGGTACGCCCGCTACGGCATCCGCACGGCCGCCGGCACCGAGCGCGCCTGGGAACGGGTCGAGCCGCGCTTCGACGTCGCCCGCGAACCGAACGAGCCGAACCGGTTCGGCTGGGTCTGCCAGATCGACCCGTACGACCCCCGCTCGACCCCGCAGAAGCTGACCGCACTGGGCCGGTTCAAGCACGAGGGCGCGACGACGGCGCTGACGGCCGACGGCCGGGTCGCCGTCTACATGGGCGACGACGAGCGGTTCGAGTACGTGTACAAGTTCGTCTCGTCGGGCCGGTTCCGCGACGGCGGCTCGTCCCGCGACCGCCGGCACAACCTGACCCTGCTCGAGGACGGCGACCTCTACGTCGCGCGGTTCACCGGCGACAGCCCGCCCGCGGAGATCGACGGCTCCGGCCGGCTGCCCTCCGACGGGCTGTTCGACGGCACCGGCCAGTGGCTGCCGCTGGTCGTCGGCGGTGCGAGCCGGGTCGACGGCATGAGCGTCGAGGAGGTGCTGGTGTTCACGCGGCTGGCCGCCGACACCGCCGGCGCCACCAAGATGGACCGCCCCGAGGACGTCGAGCCGCACCCCGTCACCGGCACCGTGTTCATGGCGCTGACCAACAACGACCGCCGCACCCCCGCCCAGGCCGACGAGGCCAACCCGCGGGCCACCAACCGCTTCGGCCACGTCCTCGCCCTGGACGAGGACGGCGGCGACGCGGCGGCGCTGACGTTCACGTGGTCGATCGTGCTGGTCGCCGGCGACCCCGACGACCCGTCCACCTACTACGCGGGCTTCGACAAGACGCAGGTCAGCATGATCAGCTGCCCCGACAACATCGCCTTCGACCCCTCCGGCCGGCTCTGGCTCGCCACCGACGGCATGCCCGGCTCGGTCGGCGTCAACGACGGCATGTACGTCATGCCCCTCGACGGCGACGACGCCGGCCACCTGCGCCGTTTCGCCTCCGTCCCGGTGGGCGCGGAGTGCTGCGGGCCCTGCCTCACCCCCGACGGCCGCACCGCGCTGCTCGCCGTCCAGCACCCCGGCGAGGAGGACGACGCCTCCCCCGAGGCGCCCGCCTCGACCTTCCCCTACGGCGACCAGCCGCGCCCGTCGGTCGTCACTGTCTGGCGGACCAGCCCCACCGGCGGGCCCTTCATCGGCGACTGA
- a CDS encoding cupin domain-containing protein, which yields MGAGRPGFPGGTAVSHLTVYDWPGTDGLAGGSPHLHTASGEGYVVVGGSGRLQTLSRDGAADHPLAAGTVLWFTPGTVHRLVNDGGLQIVVVMQNAGLPEAGDAVFTFPDDVLADPDRYAAAAALPGGDGDGGEDAVATAARRRRDLALEGYAELRAGGPAALDRLHARAGALVAAKAAGWRATWEQAVLAGVDETGRALTALARGDASHLAGASVHVGERREQPYRYGMCGRLRTWDVAALTG from the coding sequence ATGGGTGCAGGGCGGCCGGGGTTCCCGGGCGGTACGGCGGTCAGCCACCTGACGGTCTACGACTGGCCGGGGACGGACGGGCTGGCCGGCGGGTCGCCGCACCTGCACACGGCGTCGGGCGAGGGCTACGTGGTCGTCGGCGGCAGCGGCCGGCTGCAGACACTGAGCCGCGACGGCGCCGCCGACCACCCGCTGGCGGCCGGCACCGTGCTGTGGTTCACGCCGGGGACGGTGCACCGGCTGGTCAACGACGGCGGGCTGCAGATCGTCGTGGTCATGCAGAACGCCGGGCTGCCCGAGGCCGGCGACGCCGTCTTCACCTTCCCCGACGACGTGCTGGCCGACCCGGACCGGTACGCCGCGGCCGCCGCGTTGCCGGGCGGCGACGGGGACGGCGGCGAGGACGCCGTCGCCACCGCCGCCCGGCGCCGCCGCGACCTCGCGCTCGAGGGGTACGCCGAGCTGCGCGCCGGCGGTCCGGCCGCGCTGGACCGCTTGCACGCCCGTGCCGGTGCGCTGGTGGCGGCCAAGGCCGCAGGCTGGCGGGCGACGTGGGAACAGGCCGTCCTGGCCGGCGTCGACGAAACCGGCCGTGCGCTGACGGCGCTGGCGCGCGGCGACGCGTCGCACCTGGCCGGCGCGTCCGTGCACGTCGGCGAGCGGCGCGAGCAGCCCTACCGGTACGGCATGTGCGGCCGGCTGCGCACCTGGGACGTCGCCGCGCTAACGGGGTAG
- a CDS encoding aminotransferase class V-fold PLP-dependent enzyme → MITTSLIERIRSGIIGEGEVLHGPYGARRMTYADYTASGRSLDFIEDFVREQVLPLYANTHTESSGTGLQTTLLREDARRTIRSSVGGTDDHLVVFTGSGATSAVNKLIAILELRLPAGAPKRHGVLYDVPQNRPVVFVGPYEHHSNELPWRETIADVVAVDTDADGHIDLDQLDELLRAHADRPLRIGSFSAASNVTGVLTNTERIAALLHEHGALSFWDYAAAAPYVPIRMAESAPGAGDHKDAIFLSPHKFVGGPQTPGVLVVDRALVQNEVPTVPGGGTVEFVSPDEHRYLDDPVAREEGGTPAIVESIRAGLVFGLKDAVGTDLIQEREEALWRYALRRWNDVAQIDVLGNRDVPRLSIVSFRLRHGDRFLHHNFVVALLNDLFGIQARGGCSCAGPYGHRLLSVGPDESRGFRDVVGVGCEGIKPGWTRLNFNYFVSDTVRDYLVEAVELIARDGYRLLPDYGFDPHTGLWRHREGTSRPPVRLTGLRYGDDGELVGAQRHERVGEDVLAAHLSDARAVLAARPDVVEEGPTGLSEEFEALRWFVLPPSCVVAADTSVEVLVDDRCARD, encoded by the coding sequence ATGATCACGACGTCGCTGATCGAGCGGATCCGCAGCGGCATCATCGGCGAGGGCGAGGTGCTGCACGGGCCGTACGGCGCGCGCCGCATGACCTACGCCGACTACACGGCCTCGGGCCGGTCGCTGGACTTCATCGAGGACTTCGTCCGCGAGCAGGTGCTGCCCCTGTACGCCAACACGCACACCGAGAGCTCCGGCACCGGGCTGCAGACCACCCTGCTGCGCGAGGACGCCCGCCGCACCATCCGATCGTCGGTCGGTGGTACGGACGACCACCTGGTCGTGTTCACCGGGTCCGGCGCCACGTCCGCGGTCAACAAGCTGATCGCGATCCTGGAGCTGCGGCTGCCGGCTGGCGCGCCGAAGCGGCACGGCGTCCTGTACGACGTCCCGCAGAACCGGCCGGTCGTGTTCGTCGGGCCGTACGAGCACCACTCCAACGAGCTGCCGTGGCGCGAGACCATCGCCGACGTCGTCGCCGTCGACACCGACGCCGACGGCCACATCGACCTCGACCAGCTGGACGAGCTGCTGCGCGCCCACGCCGACCGGCCGCTGCGCATCGGCAGCTTCTCCGCCGCGTCGAACGTCACCGGCGTGCTGACGAACACTGAGCGCATCGCGGCGCTGCTGCACGAGCACGGCGCGCTGTCGTTCTGGGACTACGCGGCCGCCGCGCCGTACGTCCCGATCCGCATGGCCGAGAGCGCGCCCGGCGCCGGCGACCACAAGGACGCGATCTTCCTGTCGCCGCACAAGTTCGTCGGCGGGCCGCAGACGCCCGGCGTGCTGGTGGTCGACCGCGCGCTGGTGCAGAACGAGGTCCCGACCGTCCCCGGCGGCGGCACCGTCGAGTTCGTCAGCCCCGACGAGCACCGCTACCTCGACGACCCGGTCGCCCGCGAGGAGGGCGGCACCCCGGCCATCGTCGAGTCGATCCGCGCCGGGCTGGTCTTCGGACTCAAGGACGCCGTCGGCACCGACCTCATCCAGGAGCGCGAGGAGGCGCTCTGGCGCTACGCGCTGCGGCGGTGGAACGACGTCGCGCAGATCGACGTGCTCGGCAACCGCGACGTGCCCCGGCTGTCGATCGTGTCGTTCCGCCTGCGCCACGGTGACCGCTTCCTGCACCACAATTTCGTCGTCGCGCTGCTCAACGACCTCTTCGGCATCCAGGCGCGGGGCGGCTGTTCGTGCGCCGGTCCGTACGGCCACCGGCTGCTGTCCGTCGGCCCGGACGAGTCGCGCGGTTTCCGCGACGTCGTGGGCGTCGGCTGCGAGGGCATCAAGCCCGGCTGGACCCGGCTGAACTTCAACTACTTCGTCTCCGACACCGTGCGCGACTACCTGGTCGAGGCGGTCGAGCTGATCGCCCGCGACGGCTACCGGCTGCTGCCCGACTACGGGTTCGACCCGCACACTGGGCTGTGGCGGCACCGCGAGGGGACGTCGCGGCCGCCGGTCCGGCTGACCGGGCTGCGCTACGGCGACGACGGCGAGCTGGTCGGGGCGCAACGGCACGAGCGGGTCGGCGAGGACGTGCTGGCCGCGCACCTCTCCGACGCGCGGGCCGTGCTCGCCGCCCGCCCCGACGTCGTCGAGGAAGGCCCGACCGGGCTGTCGGAGGAGTTCGAGGCGCTGCGCTGGTTCGTCCTGCCGCCGTCGTGCGTGGTGGCGGCCGACACCTCGGTCGAGGTCCTGGTCGACGACCGCTGCGCGCGGGACTGA
- a CDS encoding NAD-dependent epimerase/dehydratase family protein: MTRVLITGAAGLIGRTACRHFAEAGYEVTALVLEDPGDLRAGRVVVGDATDRDVVLAALDGVDAVVHLAAIPAPELGSPDAVFAGNTAATFAVLDAAGERGVRNAVIASSINALGYRYGPQQPAHPEYLPLDERLPSRAADPYSLSKVVDELTAQAMHRRHGMDVVALRFPMVGGFGDDAADDDRLPGYLDKIAADPGHAAPDLWLYLETRDAARAAELALRPTRPGAHTVFVAAPENSTPYPTEQLLAAFHPDVPRRATFAGRQAPVDLSAARDLIGFTATRLADLPVHDLPR; encoded by the coding sequence GTGACCCGAGTACTCATCACCGGCGCCGCGGGCCTCATCGGCCGCACCGCCTGCCGCCACTTCGCCGAGGCCGGGTACGAGGTCACCGCGCTGGTGCTCGAAGACCCCGGCGATCTGCGGGCGGGCCGCGTCGTCGTGGGCGACGCGACCGACCGCGACGTGGTGCTGGCCGCCCTCGACGGCGTCGACGCCGTCGTGCACCTGGCCGCGATCCCGGCGCCGGAGCTCGGCTCGCCCGACGCGGTCTTCGCCGGCAACACCGCCGCCACGTTCGCCGTCCTCGACGCCGCGGGGGAGCGGGGCGTGCGCAACGCCGTCATCGCCAGCAGCATCAACGCGCTCGGCTACCGCTACGGGCCGCAGCAGCCCGCGCACCCCGAGTACCTGCCGCTGGACGAACGCCTGCCCAGCCGCGCCGCCGACCCGTACTCGCTGTCCAAGGTGGTCGACGAGCTGACCGCCCAGGCCATGCACCGCCGCCACGGCATGGACGTCGTGGCGCTGCGGTTCCCGATGGTCGGCGGGTTCGGCGACGACGCGGCCGACGACGACCGGCTGCCCGGCTACCTGGACAAGATCGCCGCCGACCCCGGCCACGCCGCGCCCGACCTGTGGCTCTACCTCGAGACCCGCGACGCCGCCCGGGCGGCCGAGCTGGCGCTGAGGCCGACCCGGCCGGGCGCGCACACGGTCTTCGTCGCCGCGCCGGAGAACTCCACGCCGTATCCGACGGAGCAGCTGCTGGCCGCGTTCCACCCGGATGTGCCGCGGCGGGCGACGTTCGCCGGGCGGCAGGCGCCGGTCGACCTGTCCGCCGCCCGCGACCTCATCGGGTTCACGGCGACGCGGCTGGCCGACCTGCCGGTGCATGACCTACCCCGTTAG
- a CDS encoding glycerophosphodiester phosphodiesterase, producing the protein MRLPRLSVLLAAALPAAALVALPAAAEPATDEPAVVLTEDFSGGTIPAGWTAVEGQWTVTDGRLVGVSTSSNQLSRITFGPHLRNYRVEATVRFEQVINAARWAAVGLDIAPHGATPWWIATMRSGSTASNGLEFAQRTTSDAWNVTNTAAAPHAAGTGRDVRVAVEVRGSRATWIFDGQEVMRTSALQRSEAGVLGLLANGGTVSFDDVVVTELEEEPVIRPVGPESTPAVVAHRGYSSVAPENTLAAVESALRTGADYVEVDVASSADGVPIILHDNTLDRTTDGTGALPTVTSDYIDGLDAGSWFSTAFTGQPVPTLLDVLELMKGRAPVLLLEVKGPETYAELELIVGQLREEGLIEQTLLQSFDVQVLRDVRAIEPELRLGLLRSSLDADPVAISQELGVVAYNPAWTALQTRTDVVEDLHAAEIAVMPYTIDDPAQWAILRDLGVDGVITNKPGELVGWNARHVQTVPDEPTVAFAAPADGAELTRGDVLVPAVTSERAESIVLTLDGDEVAEGAAIAVDTLAAGEHTLEVTVTGVNGTATATTTVTVQPSAAGLVRLSTGPDVVRTLRDQLLRAIDRSDWIRVASIAESGVGGDQLPAELAALIAADARSLQAL; encoded by the coding sequence GTGCGACTCCCCCGCCTGTCCGTACTGCTCGCCGCGGCGCTGCCCGCGGCGGCGCTCGTCGCCCTGCCCGCCGCGGCCGAACCCGCGACTGACGAGCCCGCGGTCGTCCTGACCGAGGACTTCTCCGGCGGGACGATCCCGGCCGGCTGGACCGCCGTCGAAGGCCAGTGGACGGTGACCGACGGCCGGCTGGTCGGCGTCAGCACGTCGTCGAACCAGCTCTCGCGCATCACGTTCGGCCCGCACCTGCGCAACTACCGGGTCGAGGCGACGGTCCGGTTCGAGCAGGTCATCAACGCCGCCCGGTGGGCCGCCGTCGGCCTCGACATCGCGCCTCACGGTGCCACGCCCTGGTGGATCGCGACGATGCGCAGCGGTTCGACGGCGTCCAACGGCCTCGAGTTCGCGCAGCGCACGACGTCGGACGCGTGGAACGTCACCAACACCGCCGCCGCGCCGCACGCCGCCGGCACCGGCCGCGACGTGCGCGTCGCCGTCGAGGTGCGGGGCAGCCGGGCCACCTGGATCTTCGACGGCCAGGAGGTCATGCGCACCAGCGCGCTGCAGCGCTCCGAGGCCGGTGTGCTGGGACTGCTCGCCAACGGCGGCACCGTATCCTTCGACGACGTCGTCGTCACGGAGCTGGAGGAGGAGCCGGTGATCCGTCCGGTCGGCCCGGAGTCCACGCCGGCCGTCGTGGCGCACCGCGGCTACTCGTCGGTCGCGCCCGAGAACACCCTCGCCGCGGTCGAGTCCGCGCTGCGCACCGGCGCCGACTACGTCGAGGTCGACGTCGCCAGCAGCGCCGACGGCGTGCCGATCATCCTGCACGACAACACGCTGGACCGGACGACCGACGGCACCGGCGCGCTGCCGACCGTCACGTCGGACTACATCGACGGCCTCGACGCCGGCTCGTGGTTCTCGACGGCGTTCACCGGCCAGCCGGTGCCGACGCTGCTGGACGTGCTGGAGCTGATGAAGGGCCGGGCGCCGGTCCTGCTGCTGGAGGTCAAGGGCCCGGAGACGTACGCCGAGCTGGAGCTCATCGTCGGCCAGCTGCGCGAGGAGGGGCTGATCGAGCAGACCCTGCTGCAGAGCTTCGACGTGCAGGTGCTGCGCGACGTGCGGGCGATCGAGCCCGAGCTGCGGCTGGGCCTGCTGCGCTCCAGCCTCGACGCCGACCCGGTGGCGATCAGCCAGGAGCTGGGCGTCGTCGCCTACAACCCGGCCTGGACGGCGCTGCAGACCCGCACCGACGTCGTCGAGGACCTGCACGCCGCCGAGATCGCCGTCATGCCGTACACGATCGACGACCCCGCCCAGTGGGCGATCCTGCGCGACCTCGGCGTCGACGGCGTCATCACCAACAAGCCGGGCGAGCTGGTCGGCTGGAACGCGCGGCACGTGCAGACGGTGCCTGACGAGCCGACCGTCGCGTTCGCGGCGCCGGCCGACGGCGCGGAGCTGACCCGCGGCGACGTGCTGGTGCCGGCGGTGACGTCGGAGCGCGCGGAGTCGATCGTGCTCACGCTGGACGGCGATGAGGTCGCCGAGGGCGCCGCGATCGCCGTCGACACCCTGGCCGCCGGCGAGCACACGCTCGAGGTGACGGTCACGGGCGTCAACGGGACCGCCACCGCGACCACCACGGTGACGGTGCAGCCGTCGGCGGCCGGCCTGGTGCGGCTGTCCACCGGCCCGGACGTCGTCCGCACGCTGCGCGACCAGCTGCTGCGCGCGATCGACCGGTCCGACTGGATCAGGGTCGCCTCGATCGCCGAGAGCGGCGTCGGCGGCGACCAGCTGCCGGCCGAGCTGGCCGCGCTGATCGCCGCCGACGCACGTTCGCTCCAGGCGCTCTAG